One Paenibacillus crassostreae DNA segment encodes these proteins:
- the proC gene encoding pyrroline-5-carboxylate reductase, whose product MSQQHSLFQNNIAFYGAGSMAEAIVRGLIARSVVSPSNIMMMNRSNSTRLEELKQRYNVKTNNDESNKSGILRSSSVIVLAMKPKDAAAALKELGPILSEGQLIISVIAGLSISTIQQLLGRKQPVARTMPNTSSSIGLGATGISYSAELTEDHRRMVNTLFEAVGTITIIDEKHMDVLTGISGSGPAYIYYMMEAMIAAGMRSGLSQQQCKELTVQTVLGAARMVQQTGEEPGALRAKVTSPNGSTQAAIQKLDEGDFFEDVIAAVNRCAERSKEMGDALVNEL is encoded by the coding sequence TTGAGCCAACAACACAGTTTATTTCAAAACAACATCGCCTTCTATGGAGCAGGATCAATGGCAGAGGCTATCGTTCGCGGTCTAATTGCGCGTTCAGTTGTTTCTCCATCTAATATCATGATGATGAATCGTAGTAATTCTACTCGGTTAGAAGAATTGAAGCAACGTTACAACGTTAAGACAAATAATGATGAATCTAACAAATCAGGAATCCTACGTAGCTCCTCTGTGATTGTGTTAGCAATGAAACCTAAAGATGCGGCTGCCGCGCTCAAAGAATTGGGACCCATACTATCAGAAGGTCAACTAATCATTTCAGTCATTGCAGGATTGTCGATTTCCACCATACAACAACTTTTAGGGCGTAAACAACCCGTAGCCCGTACGATGCCGAACACATCCAGTTCTATCGGTCTTGGTGCCACGGGTATTTCATACTCTGCGGAATTAACCGAAGATCATCGCCGCATGGTCAACACTCTTTTTGAAGCTGTAGGTACGATCACAATCATCGATGAGAAGCACATGGACGTATTGACCGGGATTTCAGGTAGTGGTCCCGCCTATATTTACTATATGATGGAAGCGATGATCGCTGCCGGTATGCGGAGTGGACTCTCACAACAGCAATGTAAAGAGTTGACCGTTCAGACAGTACTTGGTGCTGCACGAATGGTGCAACAAACAGGGGAAGAACCTGGTGCTCTGCGAGCAAAAGTTACCTCTCCTAACGGATCTACACAAGCCGCGATCCAAAAGCTCGATGAAGGTGATTTTTTCGAAGATGTTATTGCTGCTGTCAACCGCTGTGCAGAACGTTCGAAGGAAATGGGCGATGCACTAGTGAATGAACTATAA
- a CDS encoding LysR family transcriptional regulator, protein MELRQLQYAIQIATERNFSRAAEKLHIAQPSLSQQLSKLEKEIGVLLFQRNTSSVELTHAGEAFVEQAQKIIDAVDLLRQQMSDISQLRGGKVVVGSMPITGSHLLPYVLPSFKLAFPEIEISLLEDSSMNLEKLTALGKTDLSLLSLPLVEPSLAYEIIGEELIDLAVPPQHPLAIRAQSNTTPIQLAELKDESFIVLKKGQGFRTMTFDLCQQAGFVPQVVFESNNMETIQALVAAGMGVTLVPRYIASAPRSEFVPVYLPLAEPVPYRTLVVAYRKGRYLSKAAEAFIATFKQSMEVLK, encoded by the coding sequence ATGGAACTAAGACAATTACAGTATGCCATACAAATTGCGACAGAACGTAACTTCTCACGTGCTGCCGAGAAACTACATATCGCACAGCCCTCTCTAAGTCAGCAATTATCTAAACTTGAGAAAGAGATTGGTGTACTTCTTTTCCAGCGCAATACGAGTAGTGTGGAGTTAACGCATGCTGGTGAAGCCTTCGTAGAACAAGCTCAGAAAATCATTGATGCAGTCGATTTATTACGGCAACAAATGTCAGATATCTCCCAGCTTCGTGGAGGTAAAGTCGTAGTGGGAAGTATGCCGATCACAGGTTCACATTTACTTCCGTACGTACTTCCAAGCTTCAAGCTCGCTTTTCCAGAAATAGAAATCAGTTTGCTAGAGGATTCATCCATGAATCTTGAGAAGTTAACTGCACTTGGAAAAACAGATCTCAGCTTACTATCTCTTCCTCTAGTGGAACCATCACTCGCTTATGAGATCATTGGTGAAGAATTGATCGATTTAGCTGTTCCGCCTCAACATCCTCTTGCTATTAGAGCACAAAGCAACACAACACCTATCCAATTAGCAGAACTTAAGGATGAATCTTTTATCGTACTCAAGAAAGGTCAAGGCTTCCGTACGATGACTTTTGATCTTTGTCAACAAGCTGGGTTTGTTCCACAAGTTGTATTTGAGAGCAATAACATGGAGACCATTCAAGCCTTAGTCGCAGCAGGAATGGGCGTCACTCTTGTTCCAAGATATATCGCTAGTGCTCCAAGATCTGAGTTTGTACCAGTATACTTACCATTGGCGGAACCCGTTCCCTATCGAACTTTGGTTGTAGCTTATCGAAAAGGTCGATATCTCTCAAAGGCCGCTGAAGCTTTTATCGCTACATTCAAACAATCAATGGAGGTATTAAAGTAG
- a CDS encoding glutamate-5-semialdehyde dehydrogenase, whose product MNANEVRMKATLAKTASTVLNRLDTVQKNEALRLMAQALRSEQDLILTANLEDLERGRQQGTAPSLLDRLALTPERIEAMAEGLEQIIELPDPIGDTLEAIDRPNGLTIDKIRVPLGVIGIIYEARPNVTVDAAGLCLKTGNAVVLRGGSSAISSNRQIIEVLHRALATSSIPVDALQIIEDPNRSSVDEMLKLKGLLDVIIPRGGKSLIQNVVENAKVPVIETGAGVCHTYIDASADPVMAANISINAKVQRPSVCNAMETLIIHSDFATRHLTQLAEQFKESNVELRGCAETLALIPSATQATEDDYYTEYNDYILNMKIVHSLQEALDHIAKYGTQHSECIVTEDQDQAAIFIREVDAAAVYHNASTRFTDGFEFGFGAEIGISTQKLHARGPMGLPALTSTKYRVYGNGQIRR is encoded by the coding sequence ATGAATGCTAATGAAGTAAGAATGAAAGCAACACTTGCTAAGACAGCTTCTACCGTGCTTAATCGTCTGGATACGGTTCAGAAGAATGAAGCATTACGACTCATGGCACAAGCTCTTAGGTCAGAACAAGATCTTATTCTAACAGCAAATCTTGAAGATCTTGAACGTGGGCGCCAGCAAGGTACAGCCCCTTCTCTGCTTGATCGACTAGCACTTACTCCAGAACGAATAGAGGCTATGGCTGAAGGATTAGAACAGATTATTGAACTTCCAGATCCTATTGGAGATACTCTTGAAGCGATTGATCGTCCCAATGGTTTGACCATCGACAAAATCCGTGTACCGTTGGGTGTTATCGGCATCATCTATGAAGCACGACCAAATGTAACTGTAGATGCCGCGGGACTCTGCCTGAAGACAGGAAATGCTGTTGTTCTCCGTGGAGGATCATCTGCCATTTCATCCAACCGTCAGATTATTGAAGTATTACATCGCGCACTTGCAACGTCATCTATCCCAGTTGATGCTTTACAGATTATTGAAGATCCCAATCGTAGTTCTGTCGATGAAATGCTGAAGCTAAAAGGGCTATTAGATGTTATCATTCCTCGCGGTGGTAAATCCCTTATTCAAAATGTAGTGGAGAATGCCAAGGTACCTGTTATAGAAACGGGTGCGGGTGTATGTCATACGTATATTGATGCTTCCGCAGATCCTGTGATGGCTGCAAATATTAGCATCAATGCGAAGGTACAACGTCCTTCTGTCTGTAATGCTATGGAAACTTTAATCATTCATTCAGATTTCGCAACACGTCACCTTACACAACTTGCTGAACAGTTCAAAGAATCCAATGTTGAATTACGTGGATGTGCGGAGACTCTAGCACTTATTCCATCAGCTACTCAAGCTACCGAAGATGATTATTACACGGAGTATAATGACTATATTTTAAATATGAAGATTGTCCACTCTCTTCAAGAAGCGCTTGACCATATTGCTAAATATGGTACGCAACATTCCGAATGCATCGTGACGGAAGATCAGGATCAAGCTGCAATATTTATTCGGGAAGTTGATGCTGCTGCTGTCTACCATAATGCCTCTACCCGTTTTACGGATGGTTTTGAATTTGGGTTTGGAGCTGAGATTGGGATCAGTACACAGAAATTACACGCTAGGGGTCCTATGGGTCTTCCTGCACTTACTTCTACTAAATATCGCGTTTATGGAAACGGACAAATACGTCGGTAA
- the proB gene encoding glutamate 5-kinase has translation MSSRIVVKIGSSSLTSAEGALNREAIQFFADEMASLRTSGHQILLVTSGAVAAGFREIGYSMRPRLLHEKQAAAAVGQALLMQAYQQAFAAHGIITAQILLTRTDFCSRKRMNNAGMTVDELLKQGVIPIFNENDTVSVDELKFGDNDTLSALVANLVKASHLLILTDMDGLYSGDPRRHPDAVRYERIREITQEIYAMAGGAGSSIGTGGMRSKVDAAKIATRGGVPVFVGKVSAQGDLQNAVNGVGRGTYFDTALSSLSMKKQWLGFMSTPLGTITVDTGAEEALTTGGHSLLPVGVKQIEGQFHAGDVVEVLNIKAEVIGRGIINYDAEQLQLVHGMSSSNVYQKLENIHRLEVVHRDEWITLK, from the coding sequence GTGTCATCCCGTATTGTTGTCAAAATCGGTAGCAGCTCGCTTACCTCTGCTGAAGGAGCATTAAATCGGGAGGCCATCCAATTCTTCGCAGATGAAATGGCTTCCTTAAGAACATCAGGTCATCAAATATTGTTAGTAACGTCAGGAGCCGTGGCAGCAGGCTTCCGTGAAATTGGTTACTCCATGCGCCCCAGATTATTACATGAGAAACAAGCTGCAGCCGCAGTAGGTCAGGCTTTATTAATGCAAGCATATCAGCAAGCCTTTGCAGCACATGGCATTATCACAGCTCAGATCCTACTCACACGTACTGATTTCTGTAGTCGCAAACGTATGAACAATGCTGGTATGACTGTTGACGAGTTATTGAAGCAAGGCGTGATACCTATTTTTAATGAAAATGATACGGTATCTGTTGATGAATTGAAGTTCGGTGATAATGATACGTTATCCGCTCTCGTTGCTAATCTAGTGAAAGCTAGCCACCTATTGATTCTAACAGATATGGATGGATTGTATTCAGGAGATCCGCGCCGACATCCAGATGCGGTTCGATACGAACGAATCCGTGAGATTACACAAGAAATATACGCTATGGCAGGTGGTGCTGGTTCATCAATCGGGACGGGTGGCATGCGTTCTAAAGTGGATGCTGCCAAAATTGCAACTCGAGGAGGTGTTCCCGTCTTCGTCGGCAAGGTATCCGCTCAAGGCGACCTTCAAAATGCTGTCAATGGAGTTGGACGTGGAACTTACTTCGATACCGCTCTCTCCTCCCTTTCCATGAAGAAGCAATGGCTTGGTTTCATGTCAACACCTCTCGGAACCATCACCGTGGATACTGGAGCCGAAGAAGCACTTACAACTGGAGGTCATAGTCTACTTCCTGTAGGTGTTAAGCAGATTGAAGGTCAATTCCATGCAGGTGATGTTGTTGAAGTTCTCAATATAAAGGCTGAAGTGATTGGGAGAGGTATTATCAATTATGATGCAGAACAACTACAACTTGTCCATGGTATGTCAAGTTCGAATGTATACCAGAAGCTCGAGAACATACATCGATTGGAAGTTGTTCATCGTGATGAATGGATTACATTGAAATAA
- a CDS encoding carbon-nitrogen family hydrolase: protein MVNYADKRNLQIALIQMSIHIGEPDLNERHVTSLMEEAVTQNPKVDILVLPELWNTGYALDKLREIADAGGEYSKGWLSSFAKKHQVMIVAGSIAESNAGQVSNTMYVFDQQGEVIANYSKIHLFRLMNEEKYIVPGQQLVTFDVLPECRAGVAICYDIRFPEMARSLALNGAEILFIPAEWPHPRLHHWRTLLMARAIENQMYVIACNTVGGNGDTTFFGHSMIIDPWGEVVVEGGESEEIIIGEVTLSLIAEVRNRIPIYRDRRPELY, encoded by the coding sequence ATGGTCAATTATGCAGACAAACGTAATTTACAAATAGCATTAATTCAAATGTCTATTCACATAGGGGAACCAGATCTAAATGAGAGGCACGTGACTTCGCTTATGGAGGAAGCAGTCACTCAGAATCCCAAGGTGGATATTCTAGTCTTACCTGAACTGTGGAATACGGGGTATGCGCTTGATAAACTTCGAGAAATTGCGGATGCGGGTGGTGAGTATAGTAAGGGTTGGTTAAGCTCCTTCGCGAAGAAACATCAGGTGATGATTGTTGCTGGATCAATTGCTGAATCTAATGCCGGTCAAGTGTCCAATACCATGTATGTTTTTGATCAACAGGGTGAAGTAATCGCTAACTATTCTAAAATTCACTTGTTTCGTTTGATGAATGAAGAGAAATATATTGTTCCTGGCCAACAATTGGTTACTTTTGATGTGTTACCTGAATGTAGAGCCGGTGTAGCTATTTGCTATGATATTCGATTTCCGGAAATGGCTAGATCGTTAGCGCTGAATGGAGCAGAAATATTATTTATTCCAGCTGAATGGCCCCATCCAAGGTTACATCATTGGCGGACATTACTCATGGCAAGAGCCATTGAGAATCAAATGTATGTTATAGCGTGTAACACCGTTGGTGGAAATGGCGATACAACATTTTTTGGACATTCGATGATCATTGATCCATGGGGCGAGGTGGTTGTAGAAGGTGGAGAAAGTGAAGAGATTATAATAGGTGAAGTCACACTCTCTCTTATTGCTGAAGTAAGAAATCGGATTCCGATTTATCGTGATCGTCGTCCAGAACTTTATTAA